A section of the Rhizobium sp. SSA_523 genome encodes:
- a CDS encoding DUF2163 domain-containing protein, which yields MRQISKTLAEHLAGEATTVCQVWRVTRRDGKRFGFTDHDQDLLVDDILCLAASGFAALEEESGEGLAAASGEVAGGFSSQAITEQDLAEGRFDGARVELFLVNWEKPWQKALLAVREIGEVVRAGQRFSAELRSMAHRLDQPQGRIYSRRCDAEFGDRRCGVRLEGFSATASMAGFRDRSHLLLSGIAGFAGGTFDHGMLTIGDTRHAVDSHLLQADGTAQVSLWLPLDSIPETGTPVTIVAGCDKRFSTCRDRFRNGLNFRGFPHVPGTDFSYSYSDGQRLHDGRPIVP from the coding sequence GTGAGACAGATTTCGAAGACGCTTGCCGAACATCTGGCCGGCGAGGCCACCACTGTGTGCCAGGTCTGGCGCGTGACCCGCCGCGACGGAAAACGCTTCGGTTTTACCGATCACGACCAGGATCTTCTGGTGGACGATATTCTGTGCCTGGCCGCCAGCGGCTTTGCGGCCCTGGAGGAAGAGAGCGGCGAGGGGCTTGCCGCGGCAAGCGGCGAAGTGGCCGGCGGCTTTTCCAGCCAGGCGATCACCGAACAGGACCTTGCGGAAGGCCGCTTCGACGGCGCGCGGGTCGAGCTCTTCCTCGTCAACTGGGAAAAGCCCTGGCAAAAGGCGCTGCTGGCGGTGCGCGAGATCGGCGAGGTGGTCCGCGCCGGCCAGCGCTTTTCGGCGGAACTGCGCAGCATGGCTCATCGTCTCGATCAGCCGCAGGGGCGGATCTACAGCCGCCGCTGCGATGCCGAATTCGGCGACCGGCGCTGCGGCGTCAGGCTGGAGGGCTTCAGCGCCACGGCCAGCATGGCGGGGTTCCGCGACCGAAGCCATCTGCTCCTCAGCGGCATTGCGGGCTTTGCCGGCGGCACGTTCGACCATGGCATGCTGACCATAGGCGACACGCGCCACGCCGTCGATTCGCACCTGCTGCAGGCGGACGGGACGGCGCAAGTGAGCCTCTGGCTGCCGCTGGACAGCATTCCGGAAACCGGCACGCCGGTCACCATCGTGGCCGGCTGCGACAAGCGCTTTTCCACCTGCCGCGACCGGTTCCGCAACGGGCTGAACTTCCGGGGCTTCCCGCATGTGCCGGGCACGGATTTCAGCTATTCCTACAGTGATGGGCAGCGGCTGCATGACGGCCGTCCGATCGTGCCATGA
- a CDS encoding NlpC/P60 family protein, translated as MRGPGRTAQAGEGLGLRVVALAEGWIGTPYRHQGSTKGLGCDCIGLVIGIWRELYGALPLNVPPYAPDWAERSGEERLLAAAHRLFGEPLPLCERKPGDLLIFRWRQDCAAKHAGILSGADCFIHAYEQAAVIRSALVPAWCRKLAAVHRFPPQPPIKA; from the coding sequence ATGCGCGGTCCGGGCAGGACTGCGCAAGCAGGAGAAGGCTTGGGCCTGAGGGTGGTGGCGCTGGCCGAAGGCTGGATCGGCACGCCCTATCGTCACCAGGGCTCGACGAAGGGATTGGGCTGCGATTGCATCGGCCTTGTCATCGGCATCTGGCGCGAGCTCTATGGTGCTCTGCCCCTGAACGTGCCGCCCTATGCGCCGGACTGGGCGGAACGCAGCGGCGAGGAGCGCCTGCTTGCCGCCGCCCACCGCCTGTTCGGCGAGCCCCTGCCGCTCTGCGAGAGAAAGCCCGGCGATCTCCTGATCTTCCGCTGGCGCCAGGATTGTGCCGCCAAGCATGCCGGCATTCTAAGCGGAGCTGACTGCTTCATCCACGCTTACGAACAGGCGGCGGTGATCCGCTCCGCTTTGGTGCCCGCCTGGTGCAGAAAGCTTGCGGCTGTGCACCGCTTTCCCCCTCAACCTCCGATCAAGGCCTGA
- a CDS encoding DUF2460 domain-containing protein: MSAFHEVRFPLRLALGVTGGPVRRTDIVNLSNGRENRNARWRSARRSYDAGSGIRSVSDLYEVLAFFEARRGQLHGFRFRDPVDWKSCPPLSVPQASDQRIGTGDGKSASFELSKTYADAAGGVVRRIAKPVEGTVRVALDGEILTGDSFEVDCVRGLITFRPGAIPKAGTAVSAGFEFDVPVRFDTDRIAVNLSAFQAGSIPAIPITEILP; encoded by the coding sequence ATGAGTGCGTTCCACGAGGTCCGCTTCCCGCTGCGGCTGGCGCTTGGCGTGACCGGCGGCCCGGTTCGCCGCACCGATATCGTCAATCTGTCGAACGGCCGCGAAAACCGCAATGCCCGCTGGCGCTCCGCCAGGCGCAGCTATGATGCCGGTTCGGGCATACGCTCGGTCAGCGATCTCTATGAGGTGCTGGCCTTTTTCGAGGCCCGGCGCGGCCAGCTGCACGGCTTCCGCTTCCGCGATCCGGTGGACTGGAAATCCTGCCCGCCGCTCTCGGTGCCCCAGGCCAGCGACCAGCGGATCGGCACCGGCGATGGCAAAAGCGCCAGTTTCGAACTGTCGAAGACCTATGCGGATGCCGCCGGCGGCGTCGTTCGCCGCATTGCAAAGCCGGTGGAAGGCACGGTACGGGTGGCGCTGGACGGCGAGATCCTGACCGGCGACAGCTTTGAGGTCGATTGCGTCCGCGGCCTGATCACCTTCCGGCCGGGTGCTATCCCCAAGGCCGGGACGGCGGTGAGCGCCGGCTTCGAATTCGATGTGCCGGTGCGCTTCGATACCGATCGCATAGCGGTCAACCTGTCCGCTTTCCAGGCGGGCAGCATCCCTGCCATTCCCATTACGGAGATCCTGCCGTGA
- a CDS encoding rcc01693 family protein codes for MSAAGGGTDADGFWPAIQHLGLCLLRLPPAAFWQLTPGEVMAMAGGLALSPSRLARLERRDLQALMARFPDD; via the coding sequence ATGTCCGCAGCAGGCGGCGGGACGGATGCGGATGGCTTCTGGCCGGCCATCCAGCATCTCGGCCTCTGCCTGCTGCGGCTGCCGCCGGCCGCCTTCTGGCAACTGACGCCCGGCGAGGTGATGGCCATGGCGGGAGGTCTGGCGCTCTCGCCCTCCCGGCTCGCGCGGCTCGAACGGCGCGATCTGCAGGCGCTGATGGCGCGTTTTCCCGATGATTGA
- a CDS encoding phage major tail protein, TP901-1 family, whose product MVAQAGKDLLLKLSSGGGWVTVAGLRSRRLAFNAEVVDVTDAESAGRWRELLGGAGVQRASISGAGLFKDQASDALVRATFFASTILSFQVLIPDFGIVTGPFQITALEYSGDHNGEVRFEIALESAGSLTFGAV is encoded by the coding sequence ATGGTGGCGCAGGCAGGCAAGGATCTTCTGTTGAAACTATCAAGCGGCGGCGGCTGGGTGACGGTCGCGGGGCTGCGCTCGCGCAGGCTTGCCTTCAATGCGGAGGTGGTCGACGTGACGGATGCGGAAAGTGCCGGACGCTGGCGCGAGCTTCTGGGGGGCGCCGGCGTGCAGCGCGCCTCGATTAGCGGTGCGGGCCTGTTCAAGGACCAGGCCTCGGATGCTTTGGTGCGCGCCACCTTCTTTGCCTCGACGATCCTTTCCTTCCAGGTGCTGATCCCCGATTTCGGCATTGTCACCGGGCCTTTCCAGATCACCGCGCTGGAATATTCCGGCGATCACAACGGCGAAGTCCGCTTCGAGATTGCGCTCGAATCGGCCGGCAGCCTGACCTTTGGAGCAGTGTGA
- a CDS encoding gene transfer agent family protein: protein MTQRDKLAGQGRANRRRGEVEAVINGERRILCLTLGALSELETAFGVSDLGALAAHLSAGRLRSGDLVKVMGAGLRGGGNLFADEDLADAYVEGGVAACAALVGDLLELAFGTPLPARPPETAAGPQPRGGPCESPAGETAASP from the coding sequence ATGACGCAGAGGGACAAATTGGCAGGGCAGGGTCGGGCCAATCGGCGGCGCGGCGAGGTGGAGGCGGTGATCAACGGCGAACGGCGCATCCTGTGCTTGACGCTCGGCGCGCTTTCGGAACTGGAAACCGCCTTCGGCGTCTCCGATCTCGGCGCGCTTGCGGCGCATCTGTCGGCAGGGCGGCTGCGCTCCGGCGATCTCGTGAAGGTGATGGGCGCGGGCCTGCGCGGCGGCGGCAATCTCTTTGCCGACGAGGATCTCGCCGATGCCTATGTGGAGGGCGGTGTGGCGGCCTGCGCCGCTCTGGTCGGCGATCTCCTGGAACTGGCCTTCGGCACGCCGCTTCCTGCGCGGCCGCCGGAAACCGCAGCCGGGCCGCAGCCGCGGGGCGGCCCGTGCGAAAGTCCGGCCGGGGAGACGGCCGCTTCCCCTTGA
- a CDS encoding phage tail tape measure protein, translating to MTDRKSSAPEAFSQFRAEGEALSGTMDALEARSARFGAALSDALQAAAVHGKGLDDILQGLGRRLTDMALSAAMKPLEGLVSQAAQSLAGSLGSVTAFAKGGVVQSPTGFAMGGGGVGVMGEAGPEAILPLKRGADGSLGVATGGGGQAAGPPIVFNVTTADADSFRKSEGQISAMLARSVARGRRGL from the coding sequence ATGACCGACCGAAAAAGCTCCGCGCCCGAGGCGTTCTCGCAGTTTCGCGCCGAGGGCGAGGCGCTGTCCGGGACCATGGACGCGCTCGAGGCCCGCTCGGCGCGGTTCGGCGCGGCCCTCAGCGATGCGCTGCAAGCGGCGGCCGTGCACGGCAAGGGGCTGGACGATATTCTGCAGGGCCTGGGCCGGCGGCTCACCGATATGGCGCTTTCCGCCGCCATGAAGCCGCTGGAGGGCCTCGTCTCGCAGGCGGCGCAATCGCTGGCTGGCTCGCTTGGTTCGGTCACTGCCTTTGCCAAGGGCGGCGTCGTGCAATCGCCGACGGGCTTTGCCATGGGCGGCGGCGGTGTGGGGGTGATGGGCGAAGCGGGGCCGGAGGCCATCCTGCCGCTGAAACGCGGCGCGGACGGATCGCTCGGCGTCGCCACGGGGGGAGGCGGGCAGGCCGCGGGCCCGCCGATCGTCTTCAACGTCACCACCGCCGATGCCGACAGTTTCCGCAAGAGCGAGGGACAGATCAGCGCCATGCTGGCCCGCAGCGTGGCGCGCGGCCGGCGCGGCCTGTGA